DNA from Solanum stenotomum isolate F172 chromosome 3, ASM1918654v1, whole genome shotgun sequence:
CCATGCTGGATATTGTCTTTGCCCAAATCTTTTGTTAGTTACCAGAATCGCTCTTAATTTGATAATTGTGTATATAGTGAGTTAGATTCAAACTTGTACTACTCATtcattatattttcaattatcgATAAATTGTTCTCTATGGGATTCGACCATGACTCTTAGTTGGGTACTTTTATTGACGATGACCGCTTACTCTTCAAACTTGTTTTGAGGGTAATTTGAGCGTTATCAAGATGCTACATGAATGTCACTTGGGTGTTTCATGGATTTGCAAATATTCAAAGTTACCTCATCTTCGTTCACCCGAAACCTCAATTCTTCACGTTCAACATCCACCAATGTTCTCCCAGTTGCTAAGAATggccttcccaaaataatgggaaTTTCAGCTTCTATTTCACAatctaaaataacaaaatcagaCGAAAAAATGAACCGATCGACCTTCACCAAGATGTCATATAGTATCCCCATGGGATGTTTGATTGAACAGTCTGCCATCAATAGTCTCATTGTGGTTGCCTTCGGTTCACCCAATCCAAGTTGTTTGTATATCGCATAGGGCATTAGGTTGATGCTTGCTCCTAGGTCACATAAAGCTTTAGCGAATTGGAGCATGCCTATGGTGCATGGAATGGTGAATGCCCTAGGATCTTCCCTCTTTTTGATTAGCTCCTTAGTCATAATTGCACTGCAATTATGGAAACTTCAATTATCTCAAAATCCAAATTCCTCTTCTTCGTGACCAaatctttcatgaatttggcaTATCCCTATATTTCCAATAATGTTTCCACTAGGGGGAGGTTGATTGATAGTATATTGAACACTGACAAGaatttcttgaacttctcatctttatttttcttctttaaacaTTGGGGAAATGGTGGAGGTATTTTGGGTAAAGGTTGCATGACTTTAGGAATTTGAACGTGTTGTTCCACTTCCTTTTGTGGTTCTTTGGCAAGGTTTTTATGAATAAGCAACTCTTGTTCCTCCATGCCTTCACCTTCTTCATGTTTTTGAACATCTTCATTTTCCATCACATTACCTATTGCTACCTTTCCGCTTAGAGTAACCACAGCCAACTCTCGATCGTCATCTTCTATCATTATTTTTGGTTTCAACTGAGCTGATAATAAACTCAGTTGGCCTTCAAGTGTCTTGATGGCGTTGGCATGATAATTCACTTTACTGTTCAATGATGAAAACTCATCTTTCATCCATTTCAACAAATCATCCGAACCTTGAACTTTGTCAAGTATGTGTGACAACAAGTCATTCAACAGGGGACTACTCGcattatcttttgattttgggctTTCACTTGAGTGAGTATGGTTTTCCTCGTAATCATCTTCCCTCCTCCAATAATCATTTTACTCAGCCCAATCTTGATAGTATATCCTTTGTTCTTCTCCCCTAttatagttccaaccttgatttccgcCTCGCTGTAGAGAgcgtgggtggaaaccctcctcaTATCTCTTGGAGTTCCAAAATTGATTTTGCACCTGCCTTGAGTAACCATAagaagaaccctcctcaacttTAAACACTTCACATGTCTCCTTCATGAGCTCTTGTAGAACGTCCATTTGGGTCAACATCTTCTTGATATTATCATCCCTCTCGTTCTCTTTTCCAAGTTGCTCTTGCGTTAAtctaaaatgaaatggagaaaCTTGATCCTCTTTGGTGTACCACACTTGGTTTATTCTAGTCATGTCATCCAGAAGAAATGAAGCCACCTTAAAtgattgtaacattattcctcCTGGTACCAATTGATCAGCCACTCTTTTAGTAATCGAATCGAGACTCCGATAGAAATATTGAAGTAAAAAATCGTTTGGTagcccatgagttgggcattaaAGTAGGAGCTTTTTGAATCTCACCCACGTTTCATGGATGGGTTCCCCCTCCCGTcgcttgaaactttgaattTTGTCTCTAAGTTTCATCATCCTTGATGGAGGAAAGAATCTTGTGTTAAATGCTATAACCAGCTCCTCCCATGATGTAATGGAATTGTTTGGTAACTCGGCTAACCACTTATTAGCTTCTCCCATTAAGGACAATGGAAATAACCGCAGCCGAATTGACTCTTGAGACacatttttgaatgaaaaaggGGTGCAAACCTCTGTAAAGTTTCTCAAATGCTCATGCGAGTCTTCGTAATCTAGCCCTCCATATAGTCCCCtcatttggagaagatgaagagttgTGCTAGTCACTTCATACATCGCATTCTCATCAGTTTGTGGGATGCAAATTGCACCCATTCCACACGATTGAGCTGGGTTGTAGACACTATTGATGTCCTCTATACCATCTCGATGACCTGCTTCACTGTCATTCATCTCTTCCTTACTCATGTTCACTTCTACGTAGTCCAACCAACACTTACACAAAGCTGCCAAAACCAATTCAACTACAGCCAACAAAATTGAGAGTGTCAAATCTTCAATCAAAGAATTCTAAGTAACGCTACTCCCTGgtagcggcaccattttgattaacgtatCAAGGCATTTCAACCAATACTGAACGCCAACGATCGTTTGTCAGtataattgtcacgacccaagcctagggcctggacgtgacatggcgaattaggaacccgaaggaaccccaaacaagcctctcaaacttgtcatcacacttcatcggtcacggaagtacaatcaacattaattaacgggaaatagggactaacggcaaaccatttcaaaaagacatcataGAAGAAGAGTCaaactcatttacaaaatacttgtccaacgcacacctctacatacatagatagtacgggggccatgacatactaccgggtcccctcatagtcaaaatacaattgcaagctaaagtctcaaaacataggagtaggaaacataacatagccctcgaatcattgaggtctcaccaacaaactcggataagcaccgtactagccacgtgaatggagagaaggatcaagagtagctccggtccctacatggtgacatcatgtaggcaaaatatgcgttagtacttggaatgtactaagtatgcggggtgcaacacaaaaatagacaaggacacaatcgaaatacaagaaatagtttcataggcattatgaataacaatatgaggatgcatgatcaaagtgaagtcaaaacatgtttaagtaaatctatactaatagtagatatcatatgtgtatgcatgatccaaccaatctataaccccaacttaggatgggggatgccgttcacacccggacaccctggtggcaaggtataaacccctcacatggttgatgttggtcacaccccaagcatcctaggtggtgagatataaacctctcacatggttgatgttggtcacaccccaagcatcctaggtggtgagatataaacctctcacatggttgtccggttcttttcccccggaccgggcatggtcatgcaacactttatataggaaattcccattaggctctaatgcaatctcacgtatggaatgaacatatacacaagcttagtttgtcatcaacacatctctggattgccatacatctcataactcaagctttaaagcatcgattcatcaattctccatagttggacattttgtcaaacaccttgaaggcatgtaatggaatcaaagagcatggaaaatagggtagtaattatgcagccaaaccagtgaacaacctacaacaacaccttttaacacccacaataccacatgaaaatctccacatccattccaaatttagattcaagttctagagtcacaacatgctcaaaacaatcacttttcatgtttaaaattcaatgtgcaggaaattattacaaagaacaagactaatttatgaatcttaacttaaaccatgaattagtgagtagaatagagtctaggcactatgggtggaaggacccatgagttcaacaccacataccttgagttcttatgaaggtcttgagagtgtcttcaatggaagcttggaacttggagcaagagtctcttcaatcttgaggaaggttttggattagggttcttgagagaacttgagagaaaatgtgtctaagtatgggagaggtgttttgggaaatgttttagagatgggaattgaactaatggtatataggaaataacatatgccctttggaaaaatg
Protein-coding regions in this window:
- the LOC125859006 gene encoding uncharacterized protein LOC125859006, producing the protein MKDEFSSLNSKVNYHANAIKTLEGQLSLLSAQLKPKIMIEDDDRELAVVTLSGKVAIGNVMENEDVQKHEEGEGMEEQELLIHKNLAKEPQKEVEQHVQIPKVMQPLPKIPPPFPQCLKKKNKDEKFKKFFAIMTKELIKKREDPRAFTIPCTIGMLQFAKALCDLGASINLMPYAIYKQLGLGEPKATTMRLLMADCSIKHPMGILYDILVKVDRFIFSSDFVILDCEIEAEIPIILGRPFLATGRTLVDVEREELRFRVNEDEVTLNICKSMKHPSDIHVAS